The following are from one region of the Deinococcus seoulensis genome:
- a CDS encoding GGDEF domain-containing protein, translating into MSLPLLPQLFMNFSVLVTLTFVLSLTYRSWPPPPGWHLKSLRLGLTLVSTVALHLLSPSLPGGIHLDLSLVPVVMMVLRYGVGSGLLIGLPAALLPLLAAGGDAAPMPGVALSLMNLLLVGGLTHLFRWTLDMSDPHGSLHRHAWVGALIFVPYNLGLALLPGGADLLQSTYLLTLAFHVLGFWAAASMITGRVSLLQSTDTYREQAHRDALSGLPNRRQFELDLPFTTPGDALLLIDVDHFKQVNDRFGHPVGDEVLRAIGEALAGTLRGRDRAYRYGGEEFAVILRRVSPERIEEVAHRLRELIAAIPFPAPLEHVTVSVGGAPFGPWSRTRTLWDADEALYRVKQEGRNGVRVNPFNPERPPVPERRARTTCLEQLNR; encoded by the coding sequence GTGTCCCTGCCCCTGCTGCCTCAACTCTTCATGAATTTCAGTGTGCTGGTCACGCTGACGTTCGTGCTGAGCCTGACGTACCGCTCGTGGCCGCCGCCGCCGGGCTGGCATCTCAAGAGCCTGCGGCTGGGGTTGACGCTGGTCTCGACGGTGGCGCTGCACCTGCTCTCGCCGTCCCTGCCGGGCGGCATTCACCTGGACCTGTCGCTGGTGCCGGTGGTCATGATGGTGCTGCGGTACGGGGTGGGCAGCGGCCTGCTGATCGGCCTTCCGGCGGCGCTGCTGCCACTGCTGGCGGCGGGCGGCGACGCGGCGCCGATGCCGGGCGTGGCGCTGTCCCTGATGAACCTGCTGCTGGTGGGCGGCCTGACGCACCTGTTCCGCTGGACCCTGGACATGAGCGACCCGCACGGTTCGCTGCACCGGCACGCCTGGGTGGGCGCGCTGATCTTCGTGCCGTACAACCTGGGGCTGGCGCTCCTGCCGGGCGGCGCGGACCTGTTGCAGTCCACGTACCTGCTGACCCTGGCGTTTCACGTGCTGGGCTTCTGGGCGGCGGCCAGCATGATCACGGGCCGGGTGTCCCTGTTGCAGAGCACCGACACGTACCGCGAGCAGGCGCACCGTGACGCCCTGTCGGGCCTGCCGAACCGCCGTCAGTTCGAACTGGACCTGCCGTTCACCACGCCCGGCGACGCACTGCTGCTGATCGACGTGGATCACTTCAAGCAGGTGAACGACCGTTTCGGGCATCCGGTCGGGGATGAGGTGCTGCGCGCCATCGGCGAGGCGCTGGCCGGAACGTTGCGGGGCCGGGACCGCGCCTACCGGTACGGCGGCGAGGAGTTCGCGGTGATTCTGCGGCGCGTCTCGCCGGAACGCATTGAGGAGGTCGCGCACCGCCTGCGTGAACTGATTGCCGCCATTCCCTTCCCGGCGCCGCTGGAGCACGTGACCGTCTCGGTGGGGGGTGCGCCGTTCGGGCCGTGGTCCCGTACCCGGACCCTCTGGGACGCGGACGAGGCGCTGTACCGGGTCAAGCAGGAGGGCCGTAACGGCGTGCGCGTCAATCCGTTCAATCCGGAGCGTCCGCCGGTGCCGGAACGCCGTGCCAGGACGACCTGCCTGGAACAGCTGAACCGCTGA
- a CDS encoding EAL domain-containing protein produces MTGPLRRRWWWTGPDGPGQSLRVQVALLLAALILPTLLMVLTVIPGVIVQRFAQIERDQVSQYTRIAQEDLNTEERRVGLFVLNFSQWTETFEFAAGRNATFPAQVMVPSTFTGGRVDYAGIMSPQGTLMAAAAMQGDAVVDAEALVSTLMGTLPRTLPPDGVSGTVQVAGRPYLLAARTITRDDGSGSGGVMLFARALNAQALGALMHAEKTFTARLGALPTAGQEALTFAPGVVTVASPLSAPDGPPQLALQLSIPRDMYRAGQATVLQLKVVAVLITLERPFALREGEVTLKLVAGFSQSAYPVPFTALLRQAFLALQHAMDRNEHLGVFNEDMLRRSQYGHTLETQLQGAVSRQELSLMYQPISDVLTGQWVSLEALMRWQHPQLGVVPPGTFIPVAERSGQIYQLGEWALQTAAREIEQARALWPGAHVNVNVSPLQLLMPDFAERALGTLAALNVPPTLLTFEVTESTVMQNVELACRHLARLREAGVRIALDDFGSGHSSLSLLTELPLDVVKLDRSFLRDGVQDTARGALLRNTIRLARDLNLTTVAEGVEDAGMLARLRELGCDYAQGYHISRPDYLEDLLSLRT; encoded by the coding sequence GTGACCGGCCCGCTGCGCCGCCGCTGGTGGTGGACCGGCCCGGACGGCCCCGGCCAGTCGTTGCGGGTGCAGGTGGCGCTGCTGCTGGCCGCGTTGATCCTGCCGACCCTGCTGATGGTCCTGACGGTCATTCCGGGCGTGATCGTGCAGCGGTTCGCGCAGATCGAGCGGGATCAGGTGAGTCAGTACACCCGCATCGCGCAGGAGGACCTGAACACCGAGGAACGCCGCGTGGGACTGTTCGTCCTGAACTTCAGCCAGTGGACCGAGACCTTCGAGTTCGCGGCCGGACGCAACGCGACCTTCCCGGCGCAGGTGATGGTGCCGAGCACCTTCACGGGCGGGCGGGTGGATTACGCCGGGATCATGTCCCCGCAGGGCACGCTGATGGCGGCCGCTGCCATGCAGGGCGACGCCGTCGTGGACGCAGAGGCGCTGGTCAGCACCCTGATGGGCACCCTGCCGCGCACCCTGCCCCCGGACGGCGTGTCCGGAACGGTGCAGGTGGCGGGCCGCCCGTACCTGCTGGCCGCGCGGACCATCACCCGTGACGACGGCAGCGGGAGCGGCGGCGTGATGCTGTTCGCCCGCGCCCTGAACGCCCAGGCGCTGGGCGCCCTGATGCACGCCGAGAAGACCTTCACCGCCCGCCTGGGCGCCCTGCCGACCGCCGGGCAGGAGGCCCTGACCTTCGCGCCGGGCGTCGTGACGGTCGCCTCGCCGCTGAGCGCACCCGACGGTCCCCCGCAACTGGCGCTGCAACTGAGCATCCCGCGCGACATGTACCGCGCCGGGCAGGCGACCGTGCTGCAACTGAAGGTCGTGGCCGTGCTGATCACGCTGGAACGCCCGTTCGCGCTGCGTGAAGGTGAGGTCACCCTGAAACTCGTGGCGGGGTTCTCGCAGTCGGCGTACCCGGTGCCGTTCACGGCGCTGCTGCGTCAGGCGTTCCTGGCGTTGCAGCACGCCATGGACCGCAACGAGCACCTGGGCGTGTTCAACGAGGACATGCTGCGCCGCAGCCAGTACGGGCACACCCTGGAAACGCAGTTGCAGGGCGCCGTCTCCCGCCAGGAACTGTCCCTGATGTACCAGCCGATCAGTGACGTGCTGACCGGCCAGTGGGTGTCCCTGGAGGCCCTGATGCGCTGGCAGCACCCGCAGCTGGGCGTCGTGCCGCCCGGCACGTTCATTCCGGTGGCCGAGCGCAGCGGGCAGATCTACCAGCTGGGCGAATGGGCGCTACAGACGGCCGCGCGTGAGATCGAGCAGGCCCGCGCCCTGTGGCCCGGCGCGCACGTGAACGTGAACGTCAGTCCGCTGCAACTGCTGATGCCGGACTTCGCCGAGCGGGCGCTGGGCACCCTGGCCGCCCTGAACGTCCCGCCGACCCTGCTGACCTTCGAGGTCACGGAAAGTACCGTCATGCAGAACGTGGAACTCGCCTGCCGTCACCTGGCGCGCCTGCGGGAGGCGGGCGTGCGGATCGCGCTGGACGACTTCGGCAGCGGGCACTCCAGCCTGTCCCTGCTGACGGAACTGCCGCTGGACGTCGTGAAACTCGACCGGTCGTTCCTGCGTGACGGCGTGCAGGACACGGCGCGCGGGGCGCTGCTGCGCAACACCATCCGCCTCGCGCGGGACCTGAACCTCACGACGGTCGCCGAGGGCGTCGAGGACGCCGGAATGCTGGCCCGCCTGCGCGAACTGGGCTGCGATTACGCGCAGGGGTACCACATCTCCCGCCCGGACTACCTAGAGGACCTGCTGTCCCTGCGCACCTGA
- a CDS encoding acyl-CoA dehydrogenase family protein, producing MFDEFGVHELLSAEERLVRESVRGFCDAELMPEVAAWWDDGSLPVRSVMRRFGEMGLLGPTVPEEYGGAGVTYSAYGAMMYELERVDSGLRSAASVQGSLVMFPIFTYGSDEQRRRWLPGLASGELIGCFGLTEPDGGSDPGAMRTRARRDGDHWVLNGNKMWITNSPEADVAVVWAKDDGGVVRGFIVPTDTPGFSAPPIHRKMSLRASVTGEIVLQDCRIPAANLLPGSDGLKSPLSCLTSARFGIAWGAMGALEAVLQATLDYTGSRTTFGKPIAARQLVQDKLVRMATDHSLGTLLAWRLGTLKDAGRMNFAQVSYAKRNNVRVALQGARLARELHGGNGITTEYPVIRHMLNLETVDTYEGTHDIHTLIAGRHLTGLGALE from the coding sequence ATGTTCGATGAATTCGGTGTGCATGAGTTGCTGTCGGCAGAGGAACGACTGGTTCGTGAAAGTGTGAGGGGGTTCTGCGACGCGGAACTGATGCCCGAGGTGGCGGCCTGGTGGGACGACGGTTCGCTGCCGGTGCGCAGCGTCATGCGCCGCTTCGGCGAGATGGGCCTGCTGGGCCCCACCGTGCCCGAGGAGTACGGCGGGGCCGGCGTGACGTACAGCGCGTACGGCGCGATGATGTACGAACTCGAACGCGTGGACAGCGGCCTGCGCAGCGCCGCGAGCGTCCAGGGCAGCCTGGTCATGTTCCCGATCTTCACCTACGGCAGCGACGAGCAGCGGCGCCGCTGGCTCCCCGGACTGGCATCCGGCGAACTGATCGGCTGTTTCGGCCTGACCGAACCGGACGGCGGCAGCGACCCCGGCGCCATGCGCACCCGCGCCCGCCGCGACGGCGACCACTGGGTCCTGAACGGCAACAAGATGTGGATCACCAACAGCCCCGAGGCGGACGTGGCCGTCGTATGGGCCAAGGACGACGGCGGCGTGGTGCGGGGCTTCATCGTCCCGACCGACACGCCGGGCTTCAGTGCGCCGCCCATCCACCGCAAGATGAGCCTGCGCGCCAGCGTGACCGGCGAGATCGTGTTGCAGGACTGCCGCATTCCGGCCGCGAACCTGCTGCCCGGCAGTGACGGCCTGAAAAGCCCGCTGTCCTGCCTGACCTCCGCCCGTTTCGGGATCGCGTGGGGCGCAATGGGCGCCCTGGAAGCCGTGTTACAGGCCACCCTGGACTACACGGGCAGCCGCACGACCTTCGGGAAACCCATCGCGGCGCGGCAACTCGTGCAGGACAAACTGGTGCGCATGGCGACCGACCACAGCCTCGGCACGCTGCTGGCATGGCGGCTGGGCACCCTGAAAGACGCCGGGCGCATGAACTTCGCGCAGGTCAGCTACGCCAAACGCAACAACGTGCGCGTGGCCCTCCAGGGCGCCCGACTGGCCCGCGAACTGCACGGCGGGAACGGCATCACCACCGAGTACCCGGTCATCCGGCACATGCTGAACCTCGAAACCGTGGACACCTACGAGGGCACGCACGACATCCACACCCTGATCGCCGGCCGTCACCTGACCGGACTGGGCGCCCTGGAATAG